The sequence GAACTTTTACATTGTAATCAGGCTGGAATTATTCACAGTAATGcacttttaaaagcagtacAGAAGAATACTAAAAATACCACAAGAATTCTAGAGTATATGCAATACCTCGAAGTTTCCCAGAAGGCTAAGACTTGTTACTGGTGGAGCACTAGAACTTAGAAAAGGTTTCCCATGGCTCTCTGGATCACTGTCTCTGTTTATACATTGTTGtgggctattaaaaaaaaaaaggacagaataaATACACAGGATGAACACatttgcttttgtcttctgGGTATAAACAGCTCTAGAAAGAATCATTTACTTGCTGTATTACAAAATGTTATCCTAAAGAAGTAACAGTTGAACATTGCCTGTTAAAACtttagcaaaacattttctagtTAATTGAAAAATTCCTTTCAGAAGTTTTACATTACAAGGgataaagacaataaaaatttaGGTTGTTCATTAAATCCATTAGCAGGAACCAAAGCATCAGATGATTTTCTCTTGTATGCAGATATTTTGGTCTCATATCCTGAAGTTTCCCACATGAAACTACCATACTAGAAGCTGTTAATGTTATGTGTATTAATGTATAAAAGGTCATGGTTGGTCCCTTTCAGAAGTTAAGTTCTCTGAACAAGTTAAGGCAAAATGTTTAACCCGTTCAACACTAAGAACAAAAcataacacaaaaataaaactgatgtgAAGAATCAACAATTACTAtcctttctgtttgaaaattCAAGCGTATCTTACAGCATACCTACCCCTGCATGGGACAGAGtctgtcccagcagcagctttcatACCATGAGTCATGCTAACCTGGAGACCCCTGGGGCAACTTGGCTGCCAAGccttatttcaaaataaggattattttgaaatgcacccattttttgtctttgctaaTATGCTTGGTTGTTGCATACAGGTATGTATATACATTATGTCTCCCAAAACATTCTTAAAGTTTCTGGTAAATAAAACATACCTTCTTGCAGACAGACATTTCAGCTGCAGCACTGATGAATCCAGATCAAAGCACCCagactgtgttttcctttgaggAACCTCAAGAGGCAAAGATGCTAATTTGAAAACTGTACCTCTAGTAAGGACAATTTTGCCAAGTAAGCACAAGTTTGGCAAGAATCGGCATGATAttacaaaattataaaaacagagaagagagtAATTCCTATACATTCTAAGCTTAGTGAAGAAAATTCTAAAATTATTAATTACAAGACTGTAAATTCCGATTCACAGGAAGTACTCTAAATAAAGACTCATTCAAGAGGCTGACATCTCTTTGGAATGGTACAGAACATTACTAATAAACAGGCTGTAACAATTTCCATCCAAGTTCCCTGAAAATATGACAGTCTTTACAAGCAGTGAAGAATAAAACATATCATGTGTTGATTACAGAACATCACTACTTCAGTAGTTTTAATTGagactgcttttttctttaaaactccCAACAACCTACCAAGAACTGTAACACTTCCCCAATGTCTCTGTCTTATCACAGCAGCTTTGTATCACTTAGTCATTCAATGACATTTCTGATTGCTGAAGAATATACGGTACAAACtgttcacagaaacaaaagctttgGAATAATAGGCAATCAGGTATTAATAACTCACACAAAAACTCTTCAGTGACAAAACATGTTAGCTTACACTTAAAACACTAAtcttcaaaatgctttctttcgTGCTCTAAAATAgcactgaagcatttttttgcCATAGAATTTTCTAATGTCACCTTTTGTTAATCTTGATAGGATCTCAACAACTACCTCTTTAATATTCTCTTTTCCAGAATTATTGTTCAACTTCATTTGAGTGTTAACTCTCAAATTTCCACTTGCAAGAGTATTCACTCTGACACTGAAAGTAAACACACCCACTTCACCTAGGTAATTTGTCAAATTTTCTACCATACACAGacattaaaagaacaaaatacttCCTTTCTCATTCAAAAGGTAAGATACATTTCAACAATAACTTACAGGACTTGAAAGCAGAGGCAATCCAGTTCTGGGATGAAAAGCCTTGGTTGAAGTTCCATCCAAGGATCGAAAATTATGTTTCCGCCATAAATTTGTGTGTTTTAGAGACAGTGCTTTCTGTCAGCAAAACAAATTTACTCAAGATATCAATGAGATATTTCAATGGCCTATCATGGTAATATTTGTTTGCTGTAATGGAGAAGGCTTCTGAACCAGGTGGATCTGCATCACACTAGCATCTTATGAAATATTCAGTATAAATTCCTCTTGACTCAATCTACAATCACACAGACTGCTCACTAAAGATCACATACCATATTCAGACACTGGTATATTTATAAAAAGACAGAATGCCTAACTGCCTATGGAAACCGTGGTTCATAATGCTATCACCATGAGCAGAACAAGACAATGTTCTTCTCAAGGTTAAACTTCTAATTAAGAAGGTATGGGGGAGGCATTACCAGCCAAACATTACTTCAGACCAAGACAACAATAGTAACATGCTGCTTCCTACAAAGCCAGACTTAAATCCCTCTTCGTATTGGTCCTTAGCAGATAGAGGGTACAAGCTATCTAAGAGCAGCTACAGGAATTGGTCTTTTCCTCTACGTATTTACCTGCACATCTGGGTTCTTCAGCCGCTCACACTTAAGTATGCCATCTTCTGTAGGTTTCTTCTGAGAAGTGCTTTGGAAATCAAGGCCTATTGGGTCTTCATTCTCATCATGTGCAGTTTTCGTTTtatcttgtttgcttttgtttttgaaacTGTCATGgtctttgtttaaataattttcaatactAATAAGCTGAGTATTTTGCTCATaaatattggggttttttgagtcTTTATCTAAACACTTGAGCTCATTTTTGTGCAAAGAGTCGGATACCTGCATTacagttgctttttttgtaCCTTCAAGTATTCTGCATTTGTCTATCTGTAAATTGTTAAAACTGTCTGTGCTATTGTTCTCACTAACAACTGTTCTTTCTTTAAGTTTATTTGTGCAAATCTGTTCATCAATGCTGCTGAAATTTGAATACTGTTTAATTCTGTTGGTTACCTGGTCTTTCTGTGCATAACCAGAATGTATCATTTCCGATTTACCTGGcaattcagatttcttttctttaatacatGATGATGATGTGTGAATGGTAGTAAATGCATGAGAAGTTTTATTTGAAGTCTGATGAAATGCATTTCGGACAGCTTCACTGGGTTTTGCTAAAAccaattttcttcttgcttggAGCTTCAGAGAAGCCTTCAGTTCTCCATCAAACCTAGAAGGACTGATAGGAGTATCAGGTGTCTTCATCCTTGATTTACCACTGTCttctaacaaagaaaaatcggatttagcaaaagaaacagaagacgGTTCCTTGCCTTTCTTCAGCAAATTTTCATCTTCATATGTACTTCGGAAAATTTTTGAAGTAACTGGGCTAGTCTCATGCACTTTGAATGGACGTCCAGTAACATGAGAAGTAGCTGGATCACAATGAATCAAGTGTTGGGCAATCCTTGCTATCACCTCCTGCCGCTCCTGGAGCAGAGAATCGATCAGGGGATTACTCTCTCCTGTTGACTGACGGCCACAGTGGTTCACTGGAACACGGGCATCAAGCCGTGTGATCTCTGGTATTGTTCTAGTTTTGCCTTCACCACCATCTTCTTGTATCGCATTGTCTAAATTGGCAATAGAAACAGGGGAGgtttctttgcctttccttgGCAAGTTTTCATCTTCATAAGTACTCCGAAAAGCTTTCGGTGTAGCTGAGCTATTTTCATGTATGTTGAATGGATGTCCAGCAACAACTGGTGAAGTAGCTGGATCACAGTGAACCAAGTGCTGAGCAATCCTTGCGATGACTTCTTGTCGCTCTTGAAGTAAAGAGCCTATCAAAGGATTGGTTTCTCCTGTGGGCTGATGAGAGCAACGACTATTTGAAACACGGGAATCAACTAGAGAAAAGGATTTAAGAGTTCTGACAGGTGTTTCATGAGACTGTGTCTTACTGTCTACTGTAGCATTATAGCACTGAACTTTAGACTGCGAAGCCCCAAAGTCAGATCCAAGTCCAGTAGATGGataaagttttaaatttctgatAGATGTAGTAAATTCAGGCGTCTTTTTTCCATTAAGTAGGCCTTCAGGTGTTGTTGTCCATGTCTGTTTCCCACAGAAGCGCTGCGGACTGGAGGTACTGCATTGCTGTGCCACACTGGAATCACTGTGCTGATGTAACTTACGctcttgcatttgcttttcGTAAAAGCTAAGGTTGGTGTGAATACTACAAGTCAAAACCGGGTAGTTCGATTGTCTGGGCAAGGACTGGACGCTGACTCTCAAGGCCACATTGTGAGAAACATTAGGAACAGGAAAGACGTGTTCAGTTGGTGTCTGGGAGAATGTCCATTGCAAGTCAACATCTGCAGCGCTCACCCTGAAACAATACAGAAGGGCATTTACAGAAATACCTAAATGAAGAGTCTTTAATTATCTACTTCATAACACCAACGTCTAAGAAAAAGTACTAGAGACACCAGCAACTGCTGTACTTTGTGAAGTATACAAATCCTATAGAACCACCAAAGTACTGGACCAACAACGTGGCAccttctgaaagcaaacaggaaaacaggagggaataatggttttaagaCAAGTTGCAACAACCTGCAAACAGCAAAcaagtttttttccattccagaCGTACCTGTACAGAATGTTTCGGGGAACAGCACCATGTGAAACGCTCAGCCATGCGCTTAgctgagagaagaaaacaaatgagcGAACAGCCAATAAAAGGGTCTTCTCTTCAATAAATCGATCTCCACTCCTGAAAAGGATTGAGAGAAACACACGGATGGTGGCAAGAATATACAGAAAGAACTATTAGAACTAGAACTAGGATATTTTCAGATCttcattctgaaaacaaaacacagctgaatCAAGCAAAACAATGAAACCCCTCAAACATTTTGAGAATTACAGAGTCTGATTTGCTTTTATCCACATAATAATTCATACAATTTAACATAACAACTAATGTATAAAAAAATGACCATTTTCAGCTAGCAGCATTTCATACTTTGCATTGCACAATGTACACTGCAGAAAGTATGAGCACAGGAAGACTAAGATTAAAAGCTGCTTAGATTTCACTAGTAAATAGTGGTGGTCTTAGATCAGTCCTCATGGCAGAGGGCCAGCGCAAAACCACTAACTGATTACTTTAAGGACTTTAATATGACAAGATTCTTGCAATTATCAGCTAATCCTAATATCCAACTTACTGTCGAGGAACTGGCTCCAAAATCCACCTTTCTAACAGCAATGCATCTTGTTTGATTGCAGGATCATTCAAATCATTCCCCTCGGTGGTGGGCCCTTCATCACTATAGCAACAGTCTGGAAGTAGCATCACTTCTACCATGATTGGAATACTGTTCTTCCACAGTAGCATAACCTCAGATCTGGTTCGCCTGGCTTGACGAcactgagggaaagaaaaaatgtcaacATATGTTAAGCCATAAAAATCTAGCCAGAtttaaatgtactttaaaaacatgGTCCAAAGTACTGGAAAAGGGTAAGGGTCAAATTCTGTAAACTAGGTTTCACCAAATCAGAGATAAAATTCCAGagctattaaatgaaaaataattaacaaatcCTTTATGGTTGCCATTTGAGCAACTTCTGTAGAAAATCAAAAGAGctcataaaaatacatttccccAACCACTATACTTCGTTCCCTTGTACTTCTTTCTCCACAAGTCATCCTCTTGGATAGACACACTCACTCAAGCAGTATCTTTATAAATCTGTGTCTTGGAGCGGGCTAACTTCTGCATTAATAATAACTTAAATTCACACAGTACTTAGGAACTTTTACTTGAGATGGGATGCCCCAATCTTACTTCCAAATAGACTAGCTAGATTTGATGTGCTTGTGGTTTTTGGATCACTGACTTTTCAAGAATACCTGGAAAAGCAAAGTTAGGCAAGTCAGCCtacattttctcaaaaaaaccaaccaaacaaacaaaaaaaccccacccaacaaaaaaaaccaaaccacccaaaaaccccaaccagaAACCCAGACCAAGAATGCTAAGTATAGCACTCACCATTTGCACAATAAAGACTCTAATAGGTGCTACATTCAGGTAGTCATGCAGAATTTCATGTTCAAGGATAAAAGGCTTAATAATCTCTCATTTTAAGGACAGATCTATTAGTAGTATGATACCGAATTACATACTCGTTTAAATGCAGGACTGACAGAAAGCAATTGTTATTCATGCTTAACTGTGAATCTACTGTGGGGTTCTCAGCTGACTTTAATCATGGATGAATGCCACGACACTTGAAATGAAATGGGTACCATCATACCTGAGCCAGTTTGTCGCTGCATTCATGCTTAGTTGTTGGCGGCTGACTTGATTGTGCCGGCGGGCAATGAAAGCCCTCTGTTCTGCCCTTGATCGAATACTCAGGCGTTCGACCTTCGGTGATCAACAAGGCCAAGGAGACCAGGAACTCCTCAGCTTCATACTCAAAGTATTCATCCAAAGTATCTGTCAtttcaaaaagacaaaaaataacgACATCTGCTGTACAACAAGCTTTCAACTGTTGGCTGACGCCGCAGTTTGTTTCAATTTACACTTAAAACGAGAGCTATGGGAAATGGATCTTTGTGTCAGATGGGCTGCACTCCCCATAAGGCCCAAGTTACTGCACCACCACAAAACATCTTTCCTCATCTCATAACATTGTCACTGCAAGCAGACAAAATTAGAAATACTCTAAAGAAAGCTTCATGTAGTAACTGGTCAATGCACCAgatttcagcagtgctgagaaACAACTGTTTGTCTTGTGAACCACAGCTGGATCACAGCTTctctagaagaaaaaagttgcCTAGGCTCTAGTGGGAGAAGCCTGATAGCAGTATGACTTGGCATCGTTAGTATCATGtgacagacagaaagagaagcCACAATACAtcataaaacacattaaaaattgaataagaaaaaatagaaagatttACTTGTATTAGAAAAAGTGGGACACAATGTCCTTCAAG is a genomic window of Pelecanus crispus isolate bPelCri1 chromosome 7, bPelCri1.pri, whole genome shotgun sequence containing:
- the ATOSA gene encoding atos homolog protein A isoform X1, which translates into the protein MLDAVSHYDGSDCEASLDTLDEYFEYEAEEFLVSLALLITEGRTPEYSIKGRTEGFHCPPAQSSQPPTTKHECSDKLAQCRQARRTRSEVMLLWKNSIPIMVEVMLLPDCCYSDEGPTTEGNDLNDPAIKQDALLLERWILEPVPRQSGDRFIEEKTLLLAVRSFVFFSQLSAWLSVSHGAVPRNILYRVSAADVDLQWTFSQTPTEHVFPVPNVSHNVALRVSVQSLPRQSNYPVLTCSIHTNLSFYEKQMQERKLHQHSDSSVAQQCSTSSPQRFCGKQTWTTTPEGLLNGKKTPEFTTSIRNLKLYPSTGLGSDFGASQSKVQCYNATVDSKTQSHETPVRTLKSFSLVDSRVSNSRCSHQPTGETNPLIGSLLQERQEVIARIAQHLVHCDPATSPVVAGHPFNIHENSSATPKAFRSTYEDENLPRKGKETSPVSIANLDNAIQEDGGEGKTRTIPEITRLDARVPVNHCGRQSTGESNPLIDSLLQERQEVIARIAQHLIHCDPATSHVTGRPFKVHETSPVTSKIFRSTYEDENLLKKGKEPSSVSFAKSDFSLLEDSGKSRMKTPDTPISPSRFDGELKASLKLQARRKLVLAKPSEAVRNAFHQTSNKTSHAFTTIHTSSSCIKEKKSELPGKSEMIHSGYAQKDQVTNRIKQYSNFSSIDEQICTNKLKERTVVSENNSTDSFNNLQIDKCRILEGTKKATVMQVSDSLHKNELKCLDKDSKNPNIYEQNTQLISIENYLNKDHDSFKNKSKQDKTKTAHDENEDPIGLDFQSTSQKKPTEDGILKCERLKNPDVQKALSLKHTNLWRKHNFRSLDGTSTKAFHPRTGLPLLSSPVPQRKTQSGCFDLDSSVLQLKCLSARSPQQCINRDSDPESHGKPFLSSSAPPVTSLSLLGNFEESVLNFRLDPLGVVEGFTAEVGASGVFCPTHMTLPVEVSFYSVSDDNAPSPYMGVITLESLGKRGYRVPPSGTIQVTLFNPNKTVVKMFVVIYDLREMPANHQTFLRQRTFSVPVRREIKRTVNKENSQQTEERLLRYLIHLRFQSSKSGKIYLHRDVRLLFSRKSMEVDSGAAYELKSYTESPTNPQFSPRC
- the ATOSA gene encoding atos homolog protein A isoform X2; the protein is MKPERDTLDEYFEYEAEEFLVSLALLITEGRTPEYSIKGRTEGFHCPPAQSSQPPTTKHECSDKLAQCRQARRTRSEVMLLWKNSIPIMVEVMLLPDCCYSDEGPTTEGNDLNDPAIKQDALLLERWILEPVPRQSGDRFIEEKTLLLAVRSFVFFSQLSAWLSVSHGAVPRNILYRVSAADVDLQWTFSQTPTEHVFPVPNVSHNVALRVSVQSLPRQSNYPVLTCSIHTNLSFYEKQMQERKLHQHSDSSVAQQCSTSSPQRFCGKQTWTTTPEGLLNGKKTPEFTTSIRNLKLYPSTGLGSDFGASQSKVQCYNATVDSKTQSHETPVRTLKSFSLVDSRVSNSRCSHQPTGETNPLIGSLLQERQEVIARIAQHLVHCDPATSPVVAGHPFNIHENSSATPKAFRSTYEDENLPRKGKETSPVSIANLDNAIQEDGGEGKTRTIPEITRLDARVPVNHCGRQSTGESNPLIDSLLQERQEVIARIAQHLIHCDPATSHVTGRPFKVHETSPVTSKIFRSTYEDENLLKKGKEPSSVSFAKSDFSLLEDSGKSRMKTPDTPISPSRFDGELKASLKLQARRKLVLAKPSEAVRNAFHQTSNKTSHAFTTIHTSSSCIKEKKSELPGKSEMIHSGYAQKDQVTNRIKQYSNFSSIDEQICTNKLKERTVVSENNSTDSFNNLQIDKCRILEGTKKATVMQVSDSLHKNELKCLDKDSKNPNIYEQNTQLISIENYLNKDHDSFKNKSKQDKTKTAHDENEDPIGLDFQSTSQKKPTEDGILKCERLKNPDVQKALSLKHTNLWRKHNFRSLDGTSTKAFHPRTGLPLLSSPVPQRKTQSGCFDLDSSVLQLKCLSARSPQQCINRDSDPESHGKPFLSSSAPPVTSLSLLGNFEESVLNFRLDPLGVVEGFTAEVGASGVFCPTHMTLPVEVSFYSVSDDNAPSPYMGVITLESLGKRGYRVPPSGTIQVTLFNPNKTVVKMFVVIYDLREMPANHQTFLRQRTFSVPVRREIKRTVNKENSQQTEERLLRYLIHLRFQSSKSGKIYLHRDVRLLFSRKSMEVDSGAAYELKSYTESPTNPQFSPRC